The sequence CTTCTGCAACCCTCCCCAACTCTGTTACTCCCGTGAACCTTCTCCAACTTTGAAACACATTTGAGACTTCAAATCTGCAAGATCAATCTCATGAACACTCTGGTACTCCGGTGAACCCTCTTGCGACTTCTGCAACCCTCCCCAACTCTGTTACTCCTGTGAACCTTCTCCAACTTTGAAACACATTTGAGACTTCAAATCTGCAAGATCAAGCTTCGGTTTCCACCTTCGCTGCTCTCCAATCCGCTACAAGGCACGCCCCTATTTTTCCCAAGAGCTATTGAACCCTAAAATACATCTCATGAAAGGATTGACCTTCGTTGCTCTCTACGGTTGCTAATGTGTGCACGAATAGCCATAAACCTGTTGGTTTTTTTAACCTACTCTGCAAGTTTGGTCGATCGACCGTGATTTCCATCATCTTTGACTGCCGATTTGGAAGATCAAGCTTCTTTGCATTCTGTGCTATTGTTTATTTGCTACAAGAACAATaaattttttacccttttatgaTTTTAGCCCTAAAATAAGGTAATTTTCATATACTAATAAGGGGTTCAAATGGAATGTGGTTCGTTTTCTTCCTCTAACCTGATATATCTGCTTGTGTCTTCCACTTCAAGCACGGCTTCAACATTAAACTCGGTACGGTGCCctactctttttcttccctatttCCTCTGAAATTTAGGAAATCCAAATTTgtgttgctatttttttttagtgcacAAGTTTGTGTTGCTTGCTAATgattatggatgatttatggGTGTTGGTGCTTTATTTGGGCCTCTATGATGCTGAATTTCAGGGGAAGGTACCTGCCTGCAAGaaacgtttttagaaacatggtttatcaaacaccttaaattctgtttctgttcccaggaacggaaatttatgtttctgccatttcttgacacagaaacaacagaaacgttaccaaatggGTCCCTTGGTGTGAGTTACTAGACAATTAGTTATTATGGATACGATGTCTTTAATTTTATCTATGACAAAAGTGGATCAAAATTCTAGAGGGCCAGAGGCTCAGAGGAATTCGACCCATATTTGTAATGATCTACTCACATATATAAATAGTGTTACTCACAAGTCTCTTCAGATCCTCAATGGTTTGTTGACTATGTGCTCAACCTTGAGGTTGAAGGTTCAAGCCCCGTGTCAGATCGAGATGAGATAAATAGCCaacacaatattttttttcctgcatcttttttttttttttttctcggtgCCAGGACTTCTAGTACGTACTTTAACATTAACCTCAATTTCAAGTTATGGTTCTTTGATTGGAGGTGTCTTttcttgttgctcctttgcataTTGTTACACAAAAGTGGCCAAGCGGTCTACTAATCATTTCAGACTCTTGCCACATGTGGGGTTGTCAACTTCATTGCTGTTTGTCCTATTGCTATGGTCTAAGATAAGGGTTTCTAAACATACATTGTTACAGTTACACATCCAGAAACTAAGGCTTAACCATTAATGCTAATTAATTTTCTCATGATCTTTGTAGTCTTTTTTTCCACACATTCCCTCGAACTGCATCCTTTCAAATAATATTCTCGTACTGCTTTCCCAATTGTTAAGCCGATCAATCCAATATAGAACCCAATCAAGCATCCTAGTGTCAATGAACAACACTAACAATCCCTGCAGCAGCATCTAATGGTTAGCATCCAATATAGACCCTGAGACTACTAGTGGAAATGTAGAAGAGTTAATGCAAGTACAATCTATGTGTGATAAATTTTTGGGGTACAAATGATAAAGTTATGAACATTCTAATTGGCTAAAACTTTAAGTGTGAGTAGGACAAGAATTTGGATTCGTTGCTTGTACAATCATCTAGTCATACATGTGAACATCCAACACTTGTACCTTTTGCTTTTAAATATAACCCTCTTCACCCTTGTAATGGCAGAAGTTCTTACGTGCAATAGATCCAAACTAGTAGGACACCATGGGATCTACTTGTTATTAACTGAATATTGAATCCCCATAACTGTGGCAAGCACGACTTTAAAACTCAGATTGGATCAATCAATATCGGACAGATCAGATAGGTATTGACCTTCATCGATCCAATCCTTGACCAATATTGTTTATGGTATAAGgtaaatgataataaaaataaatttttttattgaaaaacaaGGATAAATCCATACAATACTGAAATCCAATCCAAAGTGATCCAGATCAGTATCGACCTTGaccgatcccaagttttaaaaccttgatggCAACTCAATATGTGGTTTACATAATATTAGAGTGGCTTTTTTATTGCATAATATTCCACATCACATGCATCTCTGTGTCTTCCaatctctcctttcttttattgcTAACTAGGGTTACAAGTCTTTGTGCATAAATCCCATTGCTTTCTATAGTTGTAAAGATATTGAAGAAATACTCTAGCATTTGTCAACATAATTACAACCCCATTGGTAAGAACTTACCACGATATAGATCACAAAGGAAAAGCAAATGACGCAGAAACATTTTTCATGAGGAAAtgaattgaatgaaaaattttaagaTCGCTTCTAACCAATACCCTTCATTCTTTTCTAACCAATCTCCTTCATTCTTTATTAATGCATCATCGGATATGCTAAAACTCGGAACATCCATTAAGTATAGAAGCATTAAGGACATAATCCCATACTTCACCAGGGCAAAAATCAAAACTTTAAGAAGATCATCCAAGGAACAACTGAAAGCATGGAGAGGGTGCCTGGGCAGTTGGATTGATCATAGAAAGGCTGAAAAGATAGGTGCATAAGATCCCTCTTCCATCTAAATTTAGTAAGTGTCCATCTATAAGGGAGAATATTATTTTGCAAGTTTTTAATATTAATCCCCCGTGTCAAGACAAAGACCTCAAATTATCACATACTAGCTTTCCCATGAGACATCAGTCATGTTGAATGTGGATGGTGTTGttgtatggttgtccttgttagcAACTCGGCCACATggcagtgatgatgtggccattTTGGGTGACATGGCCTAAAGTGATGACTTGGCAGCGTTcaatgtcaccgatgagataacatagccacatAGTGTGCATagagtggtttgattcatccatagtaggtggtgtgggtttctaggtcaaaactgacaaaattggcctatttatgcttaGGAGGATTctcggcagtgaaaatgacatattTAGAAGAatgtttcttcataaaaaagaaatattgtaatttatctagtccagtgcatttgatttcgtcacgtTCCGATACCATATGGAGAAGTTACGATATTTATAATAGTTGGGGGaaatttcggcattgaagataaattttttaaaagaagtgttctccataTAATGATACGAAAAAAATCATATCTTTCCAACGATTCTAATTTCATCACatttcgattccgtatgaggaagatgcatcattggaaatgTCTAGGGGCATTATGGTCTTTTTACATAATTGAGTCAGATGATTAGGACTTCTGAAAAGTTATAGAGCATCTAGTCACGGTTCTaatgcactttgtttcatcttgattggatatcgtatgaaaaagttacatgtaTTTCCGTGAAGCTGGTTCAAGAATCCgaacaaaaaaatcaacagCCTGCTCTCgataggggtgcaagtttggccctgagggcTTGAATTAGCCCTTGGCCCGCCCTGATCCCAAACAAGTACCGactcaaaaattttggccctcaGGGCCGGCCCGACCCTAAAATTTTTTACCCTAGTCAGGGTCAGAgcaggtaagggttgatgtctttggccctcTCAGCCCACCCTGAACCCTACCCTGATTTTTACCCCTAATGTTAACCCTGGTTGTGACCTAGATGTTAACCAtaaatttaacctaattttatatattgtttgacattgaatcATTGACActtcaaaactcctaatatatcttctcaccgatctctcttgatttttttaccaaaaaaaatgatttctcttgcttttttttaacaagaaatctgtaactttatattttttatctcatctttattataaatagtttttatttttaagttatttcatattttgcagggtcagcGTCAGTGtatacccagcccttgatggcaaaccaaggttaGGGCCAAtcaaggtcagggtcagggtcatcccagcccgaccctaaaaaatcagggccaatcagggtgggtaagggtttgggctgaaccctgaacGGTAGGgccagggttgaagttttgtagccctgagtcagggtcagggttagTGTATACCTAACCCTTGATGGCAAAGCAAggttagggtcaatcagggtcagggtcatcccagcctgaccctgaaaaatcagggccaattagggtgggtaagggttgggttgaaccctaAAGGGTAGGGCCAGAGTTGAAGTTTTGCAGCCCTGAGTTAGGGTCaaggcgggtttgggcccagttaaggggactcagggttaggctagggttttaagaatcccagcccaacccaaccctgttgcacccctagctctcggtgttgggtggatttttcatatttaattttcaaatttcaggggcttttgtgtaattttaaaattttgaaggtctgagttgttaggggtctttaagcactgaaatacatgaaggcaggggcttgattataataaagaggagtataGAGTTGTAGAATGAAGGGCTCAGATGAAGCCACGTATGCCTTATTCCCATTCAAAGGCGGTTGAGCTTGGGCACTGAAGTGACACACCAGATCCGATCACGAGATCACCCATTAGTTGAATGCATAAGCCTTGACGCTCTGGCACTACACCTTATTAAGGTATACTGTGGTGTTTCGCACATGCATAGAAGGTATTCTAAAGATTCCTatcttaaggatctcatgagatctaaTTAAAGCCAATCTtgaaggattcggatccaatggttgataagcgtttcacttttgtgagtgggagacaagctctcttaaaatccagaaaaaggAGCCAATCAAatatcgacaacaaaaagtgacAGCTGACCGTTGATGTCATCATGAAGTCATCAGTTGATTcccttattcaaatcttgtggctaagatttactatccgttatttgAATCGGAcggtctagattaagagattcctTTTGATGAGATATACTGTCAGATTTGCGCCTCTGTTGTGTGCACCATCGGCATAGCCTACGCTACTCGTCcgaagattttattttgagtgTTCTGATTGGCCCAAATTCAAATGGTCATAACTTTCTAACCCTAACTCCAAATGACTCCATCCAAGTTgcaacttcttcatttttttaagaTCTACATAATGGCAGCAAGAAAAATCAGctttgagtgaaggaaggctacAGTTTTGGAAAGAGACTCTTCCCCCTCTTTTTTAGTcattgaatgaacatgaatacttgatgacaatagttcttaggccattaaatgaggtaaaagaggtggttgaggtatGTTGATGAtaactcaaagccaaagagaaagaaaagaaagcaaggatgtgtttgcttgtTGTTGCtctgaagagcaagaagcctaGGAGAgggaaggtgtgagcaccaaacttgtcagtacaagttttcaatcaTCCCAAGAaaccggttgtgagattctataacctttgatttacattatatgcatgtatgtatgttagggtcagttgtggatgaatgtatacatgttaggttagttgtggatgaactacAAGTATGCTAGCTaattgtggatgtatatgctaggcatggcttaattgtattatttattgagtacttagtgggtgctaagtaCTGGGAGTGgatgctcccgtgtagtgggtgctacacattgtctcggcactacgagtgtcatctcagcttcagcttgaaaaaattgggtgtgggtgctcctgaCTATGGGTGCAGTTAAAAATTGTGTATTGAATAGGTATGAAGCCTTTACGGACACTACTCTGGGGACGTAGGCAAATTGTCAAACCTCATAAAAACCCTTTGTTGTGGGTGTGTTTCttgtttgcattatatatatatatattgaagtgcgtggactgtcgaatgggtgtgtacacttcgaagtgcctatgagaggctgaatgtgcatacgactgtgtacaAATAGGAACAAGTACAGGGACAGATGTATCAAGGTTTGCCGTGTCAGATATCAGACAGGTTTTGGGGATTgaaattagactcactgattcaccgcccctctcagtgactgccgggttacaacagatGGATGTAGCAAAGGAAACCCTGGTATTAACGGAAGGGGAGTTCTCATCATATTTAGGATGGCACGGTGCTTGCGGCTTTCTCTAGTCTCTATGGTGTTTGTTCTAATTCTGTGGTTGAGCTGCCTACTTTGAAGGATGGATTAAGGTTATGTATTGATATGTACGtgtttctcatattttttttattagctcCGATTCTACCTTGATTGTGAGTTTAATATCTAGTAGGTTATCTGAGCAATGGAGTTGCTGGTATTGATTTCAAGAGGTTATAACTCTATGTGACTCTTTCAAACACGAATCTCTGTCTCTTGCTAGGAGAGTAATAGGCGGTGGATTGGTTGGCAAACTTGGCATGTGCTTTAGAATTTTCGCTATGGATTCTATTTTTCTCGATGACCAAAATCTTAATAAAGACCTTAGCCGAATCATTAGGAAAGATAAAACTAGGTGGGCCAATTTTTTAATGTACTTAATTTTTCTTTGGGTTTTTTAGTTGTGCTTTGAAAGTGGGAGTGCCTCTATTATTTGGGTTGGGGGTAAGGCGGATTATGTACCCCTTATACTGTTTCCACTTTTACTAATAATATTTCAAAGGCCTCCAGTCCTAGATGATATTCGGGGTAAAATACATAGAAGGTTTtggatccggatcctctctATAGAGCCCAGGGACCAGATAGTTATCCCACATCTGGGAGGACCTGGGCACATGTTTCGAGGTCACCCGAGctgtgagatcactctatggttcaTGGACTCTATGGAGAAGAATCCTATCCCAAGGCTTTAGGTATAGGTATCATATCAATAATGGTCGAGAATGATGCCAATTCTTGGCCGATCCAAGATCAGGTATCGCATCGGTATCAAAGGTAAGACAGTACCAGAAAAAGctaatttttatataaaaaaaaaaagggtagaaatGATCGATCCAGACCGATACCACCAATCGTAGATCGGTATCGAATCAGTATCGGCCAAGACCGATAttgatacctaaatccatgagtACACATCATTTATAGGGATGTGTTGTTTATTAAGGCAGTAACTGATCATAAGAATGAGATGGTAATTAATAATTACATTACAAACCACTAACAGTATATATAATTAATAGGATAAAATATATAATACATGCAAGAGGAGGAGCTAGGTTCAATTCAAAATAAAGaatccaagtttttttttttttttttccttcctaaaATCAAAATTCAGGAATCAATTTAATTACTAATTTCCCCATGGTTTTTGGTGAATTCCTCAGAATTTTGATTATGGTCTGGAATATTGGAAGTCTTTTCCTGCCTCTGTCTAATGGTGCCGTTGAAgcttcaacatcatcatcaacatcagtaCTGTGGTCGTCTCCCTCATGATCATGAGTAAGCAATCCAATCCTCCTGGTCTTGTACCTCATCAGAAATTTGGACGTAGTTGAGATGCTACAGTATAAAAAGAAGTTGAAACCGCTTACTATCATCATCACCATGTAATACTTATCAAACTGACTTTGATCTagggtttttgaaaaagcaagacTCAAAACAGCACCAAGTAGTGTTCCAATTCCAGTCATCAAGTCACTTGCAGTCGGACTGTCAGATCTTTCAGGTGCACTAACTTGCTCAGAAATGTACTGTTGTATGCCAACTTCTGTTAGTCCTTCCATAAACCCTAGCAAGCAAAATTGGGGAACTACCCAAAATATGCTCATGCCATTGCCATTATCGGAACTTAATCTTCGAATTTCAACCCTCCAAGCAATGAGAAAGCAAATTATGGTTAAAAATAATCCGGCACCAATTCGAATTAGTGCAGTTCTTCCTTTCCTCAACCTCTTTGGGAGCAGCTTATATACACCACAGATTGCCGAAGTGGACAGTGACTGAATCACATAAAGGGCAACAATAGCAACGTCTATATTGTTGAATATTGGGCTTTGTAAGTTGGAGGCTTGGTCTATAAAGAAGGTGCTCCCTGTAGCTTTTACTAGACCATACAGTAACATGGATGGCCAGATAGGAACCGTTGATATGATAACTTTTGCTTCCTTTACTTCTGTCTCTGTGCAAACCCTCCAATTGTTTTCTTGCTCTTTCATACTCATTAAAGGTTCAGCCATAGCTGCTTTATCCAACCATCTGTTAACAGAAATGAAAGGCAGTGAAAATAATCAAAtaattgtagaaacgcaaccctaaaacgatataatggaaaaacaagaataaacaatgcacataggTTTAGCAGGATCATCATCCTGCCAGTCGAGACGCTTGCAccagtacttcctggattaaactgtaacggaatataagacatcgtacaccaacaataataataaatcaaaaaaattattttaaacaaatatatatgtatagcaaaagagagagagagagagagagagaatgtgagtgtgtgtgagtgagtgagtgtgtTAAAACTTCCATCTTGAAACCAGTTGGCTTTAAGTGGCGTGTTATGCATGATAGCGGAGTCACCTGGCCACAGCCCATGTGTGACAaacgagagggagagagagagagagagataacacTACACCTGCAGAAATCAGAATTATCAAGCACTGCTGCATCTCTCTCATTGAGCTGATCACTGGTATCATCAAGAGGGTCTTGGCAAAGTCCCTTAAGGAGCACAGCCACCATAGCACGCAAAAAACGATTAAGAGAGGTCTCAGTTAATTCTCCATAGTGGTACCATTTTAAGGCagataaggaaaataaaagtgaGCCTCCCATCACTAAACATGAAATTTCAAAGACCGCATCCCAAGTTTTGGTTAGATATTTGATATAAATGGCGACAATAATTCCAAGTACAGAACCAAAGAACCATGTTAATTTTTGAATGGTCTCTGCACGTTCTTTGTCTCCACACATTCCTTTGAACTGCTCAAGAACGAATTCTTTCAAACGAGATTCTTGTCCTGCGCTCCCAATTGTTATGCAGACCAATCCAGTATAGAGCCCCATCATACCGATGGTATTGTCACACTCCGCATCCTCGTTGAGGGTGTTGGGGTCCTGATAACTAGCGTAACAGTTATCATATAAGACATACAATCCCTGCAGCAGCATCTAATGGTTAGTAGCTATCCACCGGTGGAGATGTAGAAGACATACAATCTCAGAATCTCTCCAGCAAGCCTAAGTTTATAAACACTCTATGTGTGACTGAAATTtttggatccagatcctctTCGGTGGCTAGGCTGTCCAGAGAGGCATCGGGTGACTGGGAGGACCCTGGCAGGCACCTGAACAAATGGGCATATCCTCCTAACTGTCGGAGGCCTTTCTCATCATCCCAGCCACTGGAGAGGATTCggacactatttttttttcgtaGAAATGAGCTAAAAATTATGAACAGTCTGATCAGGCAAAAACTTGAAGTAAGTAGGATAATGACAGCATGATCAGACAAGTCACATCACAGAATCAAGCCCTACTACATAGAAATTTCAATGgaagaaaacttttctttcttttaaacaCAAAACTAACAGATACAACAGACCCTAAGCAGCCAACCCGACCAGAGAAGAACTAAACAAGCCAACCCAAGGAAAGAAATAGGCTATGGAGAGATGAGGGCCATTCTGGGAGGATGGAATTAACCGCATCACACTCTACCAATTGCACTAGATAATTCTACTCGAAAAATGCTATAATCTAGCCTAAATAGAGTTTAAGTGAATAAATTCTTTATGCTCGTTGAACATTGGTAGATTACTATCATCATTTCAGTGGATCAAATTTAACAAGTAAGTTattctttgatttagaattatatattgtaatatataatttttattgtcaaagtcttatacctattgcttGAACTATAATGCTAGCACAGCTTGGACAACTACACCATTGATGGTTAGCCACTTAACCACATGGCATATTTGTTCTTCTAAGTCTATATTTATTGGCCCTATGCTAAAGATATCATGAGTTTTCTATCACAAAAAAACCAAGGGAGAGAGAgtgctattttttatttttttgatgaatagagGGTGCTATTCACCGAAGTCATTTTGTAGGTCGTCAGAACCTGTTTTAACATTCATCGGATCGCTGAAGTTTATTTTTCAAGGGTttgtaaagaagaaagaacccTCCTATATTTGATTTGGGGGTTTTACAATGAAGGGTAAAAGGGTAAGTTTACCCTTCCTCAAGGGTAGTTTGGTCATTTAAAAAACTCTGACCCATTGATAACTTGATATCATCACTTGACCAGAATCAACTAATGAAGTGGACATATAATTAAATACTTCATTATAAAATTGGGGGTGTAAAGAAATTCGGGTTAGTTACAAGAaaacaccccccaccccaccccccacccccccaaaaaaaaaaaacattattacTAAGTATGCAGTGTTCCCCTCCCCTTGGTTGTTGGTTCTTCATTTCTTTGGGTCTTGGCCGGTTCCCATGATAATATCTTCGCCGCTACACCTAATTTCTTGGGGTCACCGCATGAGAGTTTCCATCTCAGACTGACCCGGTCCTATGTAAACGATATCACAGTGACCCTAGGGATTAGTCGGATCAAAGATCCAGACACCctgagtataaaaaaaaaaaaattgggtcttGGCTGGCCTTTGATTAGCTAAGTGGCTTGgatttgtattttttctttaatataattTCATTCACAAGAAAAAAGTATGAAAGCGTTCGATGGTATAGCTGTGAAAATGATAAGAACTTACCATGGTATAGATCCAAAAGCCTGAGGAGATGATGTGGAAACGATTTAGATGAACATAAGTGATGTGAGCCATGACAACCTTTAATATCGCTCCTACCCCCTCGCCCACATTCTTTGTTACTGCAGCATCTGATGTGCTCAAATTCCGATCATCCGTTAAGTATACCATCAGTATGGACATAATCCCATACTTCACCATGCTTTGGGCAAAAACCAAACCTAAAACTAAAAGAATGATCCAAGAAGATATATAGGGTTATTAAATTTTTCTCTTCAGAAAAAAACGGAATTCTTTAATGCTTTACTCCtttaaatacttaagtagatttAAGGGTGGCAACATAATCATCACCTGCAATGGAAATTAGAGCCCTTGATGAGATAATCATCCAGCTGCTGAGTGACATCCTCACAAAATTCAGCAAAGGCAAATGGGCAAAAAATGGAATGAGCGAAAATCTTGGGCCGATCTGCATCTCTCTCCTTTCCCACATGTTCGACTTTCGCACTCAAGTtgagtttcttctctttcctatttCTCAAGTTGAGCTAGTACTTCGCCTCCTATTTCCACAGCCTCTGCTCTTAAAATTCTTCTTGATGAAATCCTTCTCCATTTCCCGCTTTAATGTGACATATGAACTTTCTTTACTCCTGTTGTGAATCTTCCTCACAGATCCATTTCCCACTTTATTGTTGAAAATGCCAACTCTCTTTGCTCCACTACCAGTCCACTCGTCCTGTTCAAGGCTTCTCAGTCAAAGTAGAGGGGCGCCCTGAACGTCTGTTTTCAATGGGACAAAGGTGTCTTTTTGAGGTCCCTTGAAAATAAGGGATTATACACGCTCCGATTTGATTGTAACAgatattaaaagaaagagaagtgaagaataaacttggtacgagccataaacttGGAAATTCTAAGTTTAATTCTCACTAGGTACACCTTaggtcactcacacggggtgtttagtgttcttcactgctttcaatgaaagttaaatggttctcattcaaccccagtatgactcgatccatgcgattgtgaggtcaatatggacctgtgggactagtcaagccgaaggtctggatacccattgttagtaaaaataaaaaataaaaagaagtaaaattttcatacttaaagagaaaaaaaaattatgaccaTTCCTTCACGTGATCCCATGTGATtttgtaaattattttatttttttaatcatatttagtaataatatattttacatataatttttacttcacatattataacaaagggttttAGATGCAAATTAAAGTAAGTTTActaacaaaatatgaaataatttaaaattaatgaTATAACCGCATTGGGACAATAAttacaaatttatttttctaagtattaaaattccatttttcttcctcttaaaTACCCCTCGCAACCAAACGTACTCAAAAAgttatgaaaataataaaataatgataaagAAAGATTAGCTGGTGGACCACATGCCTTTTTACCTAGACAAAAGGAGGACTTTTTCCTTTTCGTTGTAAAGACAAAAGGAGGACCCAACCATATCTTAAATGAGGAATTTCCACATGTACGAAAGGTTACACTAGATTAATTGGAGTGTCCAAATATTATCAAAACAATTCCCTTCATTAATGGGTGGTAGGATTCCCTTTCATTTGAGTTAATCATAAATATACAAGGGCTCCATATAGTAGGGTCATCTTTTTGAACTTGTAATATTAACCAATTAaacatttaatatatatatattaaccaaAAGAAACATAGGAACAATATCTGTTACAACGGTTTAGGTTATAGTTTTTTAGGGTGTTT is a genomic window of Macadamia integrifolia cultivar HAES 741 chromosome 13, SCU_Mint_v3, whole genome shotgun sequence containing:
- the LOC122059316 gene encoding protein NRT1/ PTR FAMILY 5.6-like, producing the protein MWERREMQIGPRFSLIPFFAHLPLLNFVRMSLSSWMIISSRALISIAVLGLVFAQSMVKYGIMSILMVYLTDDRNLSTSDAAVTKNVGEGVGAILKVVMAHITYVHLNRFHIISSGFWIYTMGLYVLYDNCYASYQDPNTLNEDAECDNTIGMMGLYTGLVCITIGSAGQESRLKEFVLEQFKGMCGDKERAETIQKLTWFFGSVLGIIVAIYIKYLTKTWDAVFEISCLVMGGSLLFSLSALKWYHYGELTETSLNRFLRAMVAVLLKGLCQDPLDDTSDQLNERDAAVLDNSDFCRWLDKAAMAEPLMSMKEQENNWRVCTETEVKEAKVIISTVPIWPSMLLYGLVKATGSTFFIDQASNLQSPIFNNIDVAIVALYVIQSLSTSAICGVYKLLPKRLRKGRTALIRIGAGLFLTIICFLIAWRVEIRRLSSDNGNGMSIFWVVPQFCLLGFMEGLTEVGIQQYISEQVSAPERSDSPTASDLMTGIGTLLGAVLSLAFSKTLDQSQFDKYYMVMMIVSGFNFFLYCSISTTSKFLMRYKTRRIGLLTHDHEGDDHSTDVDDDVEASTAPLDRGRKRLPIFQTIIKILRNSPKTMGKLVIKLIPEF